In the genome of bacterium, one region contains:
- a CDS encoding PilT/PilU family type 4a pilus ATPase — translation MYKASELELEKLLAITLERNASDLHLQVGEPPILRIDSAIYRLEDYQILSADAVSDLVGVMLNDVQKKNLGEQMHLDFSYSYKDNARFRVNVYKAQGVWNAAFRLIPTHIRTLEELNLPPILKNFTQYKQGLVLVVGPTGHGKSTALAAMINDINNTRTEHILTIEDPVEFLFTHKESFISQREVGEDTPSFGHALKAALREDINVVLVGEMRDLESIAATLTLAETGHLIFATMHTNDAAQSIDRIVDVFPGDQQGQIRAQLANTLLGVASLRLLPKVGGGRIPATEIMVVNHAVRNTIRTNKIYEIANIIHTSSEEGMVPLDKSLAKLVQEGLVERSVAENFVLDNDYFMSLLG, via the coding sequence ATGTATAAAGCCAGCGAACTTGAATTAGAAAAGTTACTAGCTATTACGCTAGAACGCAATGCTTCCGACCTTCATTTGCAAGTCGGGGAGCCCCCTATTTTGCGTATCGACAGCGCTATTTACCGCTTAGAAGATTACCAAATCCTGAGCGCAGACGCAGTATCGGATTTAGTAGGCGTCATGCTCAACGATGTCCAAAAGAAGAATTTGGGCGAGCAGATGCATCTGGATTTTTCTTATTCATACAAAGATAATGCCCGTTTTCGTGTGAACGTTTACAAAGCGCAAGGGGTATGGAACGCAGCGTTTCGTTTGATTCCGACCCATATCCGCACTTTGGAAGAGCTTAATCTCCCTCCTATCCTTAAGAATTTCACTCAGTACAAGCAGGGGTTGGTCTTGGTTGTGGGTCCGACTGGTCATGGTAAGTCCACCGCTTTGGCAGCTATGATCAATGATATTAACAATACCCGCACTGAGCATATTTTAACTATCGAAGACCCGGTGGAATTTTTGTTTACCCACAAAGAGTCATTTATTTCCCAACGTGAAGTAGGCGAAGATACCCCGTCTTTTGGGCACGCTCTAAAAGCTGCTTTGCGTGAAGACATTAACGTAGTGCTGGTAGGTGAAATGCGCGATCTGGAATCTATTGCTGCAACTTTGACTTTGGCGGAAACCGGCCACTTGATCTTTGCTACCATGCACACCAACGATGCCGCACAAAGCATTGACCGTATTGTGGATGTGTTCCCTGGCGACCAGCAGGGCCAAATCCGAGCGCAGCTGGCCAACACTCTTCTGGGCGTAGCCAGCCTTCGCTTATTGCCTAAAGTCGGCGGCGGCCGTATCCCTGCTACAGAAATTATGGTTGTAAACCATGCTGTTCGCAACACCATCCGAACCAACAAGATTTATGAGATAGCAAACATCATTCATACCAGCAGCGAAGAGGGGATGGTGCCGTTGGATAAGTCTTTGGCTAAGCTCGTCCAAGAAGGCTTGGTGGAACGCAGCGTCGCAGAAAATTTTGTATTGGATAATGATTACTTCATGTCCTTGTTAGGTTAA